One part of the Solanum dulcamara chromosome 8, daSolDulc1.2, whole genome shotgun sequence genome encodes these proteins:
- the LOC129900172 gene encoding uncharacterized protein LOC129900172, whose translation MKESKRSDSEAFSLAKYKVARNGVNWEEQLQLMHCLKNDLQSCARTTILNAVKNTVHPPTQVVYQDNPDVNFVKSNHFCYAIVVVGEIPYAEMFGDSANLTIADPGTSIISNVCGVVKCVVVVISGRPVVMEPYLANIDALVAAWLPGIEGQGVADVLFGDYGFTGKLKRTWFKSVDKLRMNVGDPHYYPLFPFGFGLTIEPLELKFTNRPGALTPSLSQHPSQLPINGSYPISYTPPGDDPLNFTSIKKNSKTRKKIIHQKNGFI comes from the exons ATGAAAGAGAGCAAGAGATCTGATAGTGAAGCTTTTTCATTAGCAAAGTATAAAGTAGCTCGAAATGGAGTAAACTGGGAAG AACAGTTGCAACTTATGCACTGTTTGAAGAATGATCTACAAAGCTGTGCAC gaactACCATTTTAAATGCTGTGAAAAACACAGTCCATCCACCTACACAAGTGGTCTACCAGGATAATCCAGACGTAAACTTTGTCAAGTCCAACCACTTCTGCTATGCCATTGTTGTCGTGGGTGAGATACCCTACGCAGAGATGTTTGGTGATAGTGCAAACCTTACAATAGCTGACCCTGGTACGAGCATCATATCCAATGTCTGTGGGGTTGTGAAGTGTGTGGTAGTTGTCATTTCTGGGCGTCCAGTTGTGATGGAACCATATCTTGCAAATATAGACGCCCTCGTGGCTGCTTGGCTTCCAGGAATTGAAGGACAAGGTGTTGCTGATGTTCTGTTTGGTGACTATGGATTCACTGGCAAACTCAAGCGCACTTGGTTCAAGTCAGTTGATAAGCTTCGCATGAATGTTGGTGATCCACATTACTATCCTTTGTTTCCTTTTGGATTTGGTCTCACTATTGAGCCTCTTGAGCTAAAATTCACCAATAGGCCCGGAGCATTAACTCCCTCACTCTCCCAACATCCCAGCCAACTTCCAATAAATGGCTCCTACCCCATCTCCTATACACCACCTGGAGATGACCCGTTAAACTTCacttctattaaaaaaaattcaaaaacaagaaaaaagataATTCACCAAAAAAATGGATTTATCTAA